The following proteins come from a genomic window of Sesamum indicum cultivar Zhongzhi No. 13 linkage group LG10, S_indicum_v1.0, whole genome shotgun sequence:
- the LOC105172983 gene encoding subtilisin-like protease SBT1.6 yields MAPLLLLLLQFLFLIALPCQTSADQTAKTYIVRVDSSSKPSVFPTHYHWYTAQFTEPTTILHVYDTVFHGFSAVLTPSQAASVIQHPSVLAAFEDRRRHLHTTRSPQFLGLRNQHGLWSESDYGSDVIIGVFDTGIWPERRSFSDLNLGPVPQRWRGTCETGVKFSIKNCNRKIIGARFFSKGHEAGASGFGGINETIEFKSPRDADGHGTHTASTAAGRHAFRASMEGYAPGIAKGVAPKARLAVYKVCWKNAGCFDSDILAAFDAAANDGVDIISISIGGSDGISSPYYLDPIAIGAYGAVSRGIFVSASAGNEGPSGLSVTNLAPWLTTVGAGTIDRNFPAEVVLGDGRKFSGVSLYAGEPLKGKMYPLIYPGKSGGLSASLCMENSLDPKSVKGKIVICDRGSSARTAKGLVVKKAGGVGMILANGVSNGEGLVGDAHLIPACAVGSSEGDEIKAYLASNSTSSATINFRGTEIGVKPAPVVASFSGRGPNGLNPEILKPDLIAPGVNILAAWTEAVGPTGLDSDTRKTEFNILSGTSMACPHVSGAAALLKSAHPDWSPAAIRSAMMTTASLIDNSLNPMVDESSKKPATPYDYGAGHLNLDLAMDPGLVYDLTDNDYVGFLCAIEYGPKTIQVITRSQVSCPMRKPLLENLNYPSITAMFPSRLTGVSSKTFFRMVTNVGEANAVYHVKVEPPKGVKVSVKPGKLVFSETMRRLGYYVTITVDSKNLVLDDSGAVFGSLSWVDRKHVVRSPIVVTQTDPL; encoded by the coding sequence ATggctcctcttcttcttcttcttcttcaattcctCTTCTTGATAGCCTTACCCTGCCAAACTTCGGCTGATCAGACAGCTAAGACTTACATCGTCAGAGTAGACAGTTCATCCAAGCCGTCTGTTTTCCCGACGCATTACCACTGGTACACCGCCCAGTTCACTGAGCCCACCACCATTCTCCACGTTTACGACACTGTTTTCCATGGCTTTTCCGCCGTTTTAACTCCGTCCCAAGCCGCTTCGGTTATCCAGCACCCCTCAGTCCTTGCCGCATTTGAAGACCGCCGCCGACACCTGCACACCACTCGTTCCCCACAGTTCCTGGGTCTGCGCAATCAACACGGGCTGTGGTCGGAATCCGATTATGGTTCTGATGTTATTATAGGAGTTTTTGACACCGGGATTTGGCCGGAGCGCCGTAGCTTCTCCGACCTGAATCTGGGGCCCGTGCCGCAACGCTGGAGAGGAACATGTGAAACAGGTGTGAAGTTCAGTATAAAAAACTGTAACAGAAAAATCATTGGCGCGAGGTTCTTCTCCAAAGGACATGAGGCCGGCGCTTCAGGGTTCGGCGGAATTAACGAGACGATTGAATTCAAGTCGCCTAGGGATGCCGATGGGCATGGCACCCACACTGCATCAACCGCTGCCGGGAGACACGCTTTCAGGGCGAGCATGGAGGGCTACGCTCCAGGAATCGCAAAAGGGGTGGCGCCGAAAGCTCGTTTGGCGGTTTATAAAGTGTGCTGGAAGAACGCAGGCTGCTTCGACTCTGATATTTTAGCGGCCTTTGACGCCGCCGCCAATGATGGTGTTGATATAATCTCAATCTCAATCGGAGGTAGCGACGGTATTTCCTCGCCTTATTATCTCGACCCGATTGCGATCGGAGCCTACGGCGCCGTTTCTCGGGGAATTTTCGTCTCTGCTTCAGCTGGAAACGAGGGACCCAGCGGGTTGTCAGTGACAAATCTCGCTCCTTGGCTCACCACCGTCGGCGCCGGTACAATTGATCGTAATTTCCCTGCAGAAGTAGTTCTCGGAGATGGGAGGAAATTTTCCGGCGTATCCTTGTACGCCGGCGAACCCTTGAAGGGTAAAATGTATCCTCTGATTTATCCCGGGAAATCCGGAGGGCTTTCTGCTTCCCTTTGTATGGAAAATTCACTTGATCCTAAATCAGTGAAAGGCAAAATCGTGATCTGTGATCGCGGCAGCAGCGCGCGTACAGCAAAGGGATTGGTCGTCAAGAAGGCCGGCGGCGTAGGAATGATCCTCGCTAATGGAGTCTCCAATGGTGAGGGCTTAGTGGGAGATGCTCACTTGATTCCAGCTTGTGCTGTGGGTTCTTCCGAGGGAGATGAAATTAAGGCCTATTTAGCATCCAATTCTACTTCAAGTGCAACAATTAATTTCCGGGGCACTGAAATCGGCGTCAAACCAGCTCCGGTGGTGGCTTCATTTTCCGGCAGGGGCCCAAATGGGTTGAACCCGGAGATTCTGAAACCTGATTTGATTGCCCCTGGGGTGAACATCTTAGCAGCCTGGACTGAGGCAGTAGGCCCGACGGGCTTAGATTCGGATACCAGAAAAACTGAGTTCAATATCTTATCCGGCACTTCCATGGCTTGCCCGCATGTAAGCGGGGCAGCTGCCTTGCTTAAATCTGCACACCCGGACTGGAGCCCTGCAGCAATAAGGTCAGCAATGATGACCACCGCAAGCTTAATTGATAACTCTTTGAACCCAATGGTTGATGAATCCAGTAAAAAACCCGCAACTCCTTATGATTACGGCGCCGGTCACTTGAATCTCGACTTAGCTATGGATCCGGGTCTGGTTTATGACTTGACAGACAACGACTACGTTGGTTTCTTGTGCGCGATCGAGTATGGCCCCAAGACTATTCAGGTGATCACTCGATCACAAGTGAGTTGTCCAATGAGGAAGCCATTGCTGGAGAATTTGAATTACCCATCAATCACGGCGATGTTTCCGAGCAGATTGACGGGAGTTTCCAGCAAGACGTTTTTTCGGATGGTGACGAATGTGGGCGAGGCGAATGCGGTGTACCACGTCAAGGTTGAGCCACCGAAAGGTGTGAAGGTCAGTGTGAAGCCTGGGAAGCTGGTTTTCTCGGAGACAATGAGGAGACTAGGTTACTATGTTACTATAACAGTGGACAGCAAGAATCTGGTGTTGGATGATTCGGGTGCGGTATTCGGGTCGCTTTCTTGGGTGGACAGGAAACATGTGGTTCGGAGTCCCATTGTGGTTACTCAAACAGATCCTCTATAA
- the LOC105172969 gene encoding actin-depolymerizing factor 5 encodes MAMAFKMAMTGMRVTEECKNSFMEMKWKKVHRYIVFKIDERSKKLTVDKVGAAAEGYDDLAAALPVDDCRYAVFDFDFVTVDNCRKSKIFFIAWAPTASRIRAKMLYATSKDGLRRALDGIHYELQATDPTEMGFDVIKDRLT; translated from the exons ATGGCTATGGCTTTCAAGAtg GCGATGACGGGTATGCGGGTGACGGAGGAATGCAAGAACTCGTTCATGGAGATGAAGTGGAAGAAGGTGCACAGGTACATAGTCTTCAAGATTGATGAGAGGTCCAAGAAGCTCACTGTCGACAAGGTCGGCGCCGCCGCCGAAGGCTACGACGATCTCGCTGCCGCTCTCCCCGTCGACGACTGCCGCTACGCCGTCTTTGATTTCGACTTCGTCACCGTCGACAATTGCCGGAAGAGCAAGATTTTCTTTATTGCCTG GGCACCGACGGCATCAAGAATAAGAGCAAAAATGCTGTACGCGACGTCAAAAGACGGACTACGGAGAGCATTAGATGGAATCCACTACGAATTGCAAGCCACAGATCCAACCGAGATGGGATTCGATGTCATTAAGGACAGACTTacgtaa